One window of the Candidatus Obscuribacterales bacterium genome contains the following:
- a CDS encoding CAP domain-containing protein, whose amino-acid sequence MTDFGNTLNSATPVRVSNGSNTFSNSIGGADSDDFLRINLRNPQRMILSLNRSRADVEIIQDKNNNRRLDPGEILASSRATGLTAERIQLNRLNAGVYYLRVTSDGTGSSNYRLTASVAQARRLTQAEQIWNMVNQRRQGQGLPALALNTQLNSSAQLHSNNMAVQDFFDHTDHLGRGSRDRIEAARYSPWYSGENIAAGNSTALDTMNQWMNSSGHRANILSVNYTEIGVGYRYLSSDTGSVNYSHYWTQNFGSY is encoded by the coding sequence ATGACAGACTTTGGCAATACCTTAAACTCTGCTACTCCGGTGAGAGTGAGCAATGGATCCAATACTTTTTCTAATAGTATTGGTGGCGCAGATAGTGATGACTTTCTAAGAATCAACCTCAGGAATCCCCAGCGCATGATCCTGAGCCTCAATCGCTCTCGGGCAGATGTGGAGATTATTCAAGATAAGAACAACAACAGGCGTCTGGATCCAGGCGAAATTTTGGCCAGCTCTCGGGCAACAGGGCTCACCGCAGAGCGGATCCAGCTCAATCGCCTTAATGCTGGTGTCTACTATCTTCGGGTGACCTCAGACGGTACGGGTTCCTCAAACTATCGGCTGACCGCATCGGTGGCTCAGGCAAGACGGCTCACTCAGGCGGAGCAGATTTGGAATATGGTCAATCAGCGACGGCAGGGGCAGGGCTTGCCTGCACTGGCTCTCAACACGCAGCTCAATTCCTCTGCTCAGCTTCATTCCAACAATATGGCCGTTCAGGACTTTTTTGATCACACCGATCACCTTGGTCGTGGGTCACGCGATCGCATTGAAGCGGCGCGCTATAGTCCCTGGTATTCGGGCGAGAATATTGCAGCGGGCAATTCAACGGCGCTGGATACGATGAACCAATGGATGAATAGCTCTGGGCACCGGGCTAATATTCTAAGCGTGAACTACACCGAAATTGGGGTGGGTTATCGCTATCTCAGCAGTGACACGGGCTCTGTGAACTATAGCCACTACTGGACACAGAACTTCGGAAGCTATTAG
- a CDS encoding alpha/beta fold hydrolase, protein MPSPPASWMPHLGRQRDWIWRGWQVRYTYAPSVQANALPILLIHGFGSSLTQWHCNIMPLAEHHPVYAVDMLGFGASRKAAAPYKVHLWVDQVYDLWRSLLGRPVLLVGHSLGALVALSAAAQHPEMVQGLTLMTLPASRQELIPPWAQPIAGTLERLFANPLVVLPLFELARRPEFIRAGLGLAYAQKACITQDLIESYVAPTRDRGAGQTLCRLSSASTHYDYAPNGDQLISQLRCPTLLLWGQQDRVIPLKRGRQLVQQHPSLNLIELPQAGHCAYEEQPDRVNHELLQWAAQVGTSATD, encoded by the coding sequence ATGCCCTCTCCCCCCGCCTCTTGGATGCCTCACCTCGGTCGCCAGCGCGATTGGATCTGGCGTGGCTGGCAGGTGCGCTACACCTACGCCCCCTCGGTGCAGGCTAACGCCCTGCCCATTCTGCTGATCCATGGTTTCGGCTCCTCCCTCACCCAATGGCACTGCAATATTATGCCTCTAGCGGAGCATCACCCTGTCTATGCTGTGGATATGCTGGGTTTTGGGGCATCGCGCAAAGCGGCCGCTCCCTATAAGGTGCACCTCTGGGTTGATCAGGTCTACGACCTGTGGCGATCGCTCCTAGGTCGTCCTGTTCTGCTGGTGGGGCATTCCTTAGGAGCCCTTGTGGCCCTAAGCGCCGCTGCTCAGCATCCCGAGATGGTGCAAGGGCTGACGTTGATGACCCTGCCGGCTTCCCGCCAAGAGCTGATTCCACCTTGGGCCCAGCCCATTGCCGGTACCCTCGAACGCCTGTTTGCCAATCCTCTAGTTGTGCTGCCGCTATTTGAACTAGCCCGTCGCCCTGAGTTCATCCGTGCTGGCCTGGGGCTAGCCTATGCCCAAAAAGCCTGTATTACTCAAGACTTAATTGAAAGTTACGTTGCCCCCACCCGCGATCGCGGTGCAGGGCAAACCCTCTGCCGGCTGTCCAGCGCTTCCACCCACTACGACTATGCGCCCAATGGTGATCAGTTGATCAGCCAGCTTCGCTGTCCGACCTTGCTCCTGTGGGGACAGCAGGATCGGGTAATTCCCCTCAAACGCGGGCGGCAACTGGTGCAGCAGCATCCCTCCCTCAACCTGATCGAACTTCCCCAAGCAGGGCACTGTGCCTATGAAGAACAGCCCGATCGCGTCAATCACGAACTGCTGCAGTGGGCAGCTCAGGTCGGCACCTCAGCGACAGACTAA